In Thermosynechococcus sichuanensis E542, a single genomic region encodes these proteins:
- a CDS encoding lipopolysaccharide assembly protein LapA domain-containing protein: protein MRRFLLFVLWMISSGAIALFSVQNAKAVSLKFLFWQSIEMPLGLLLVFVAAIALWVPYLARPLRR, encoded by the coding sequence ATGCGCCGCTTTTTACTCTTTGTACTCTGGATGATCAGCAGTGGGGCGATCGCCCTCTTTTCTGTACAGAATGCGAAAGCGGTGTCCCTGAAATTTTTATTTTGGCAATCCATTGAGATGCCCCTTGGCTTGCTGCTGGTCTTTGTGGCAGCGATCGCCCTGTGGGTACCCTATTTAGCCCGTCCGCTGCGGCGATGA
- a CDS encoding type IV pilus twitching motility protein PilT: MELMIEDLMEQVVANGGSDLHISAGLPPYIRISGKLTPTDYEPLTPEQCQRLIFSMLNNTQRKHLEQNWELDCSYGVRGLARFRVNVYKDRGTYAACLRALSSKIPTFEQLGLPNIVREMCERPRGLILVTGPTGSGKTTTLAAMIDLINKTRAEHILTIEDPIEFVYEPIKSLIHQRQVGEDTKSFANALRAALREDPDIILVGEMRDLETIQLAISAAETGHLVMGTLHTSSAAQTVDRMVDVFPPEQQQQIRVQLSNSLVAVFSQTLVPKKNPKPGEFGRIMAQEIMVVTPAISNLIREGKTSQIYSAIQTGGKLGMQTLEKVLADYYRAGIITYEAAMSKSSRQDELQRLIGAGTTAAAR; the protein is encoded by the coding sequence ATGGAATTAATGATTGAAGACCTAATGGAGCAAGTGGTGGCCAATGGTGGCTCCGATTTGCACATCTCCGCTGGCTTACCCCCCTACATTCGCATTAGTGGCAAATTAACACCGACGGACTACGAGCCACTCACCCCAGAGCAATGCCAACGCCTGATCTTCAGCATGCTCAACAACACCCAACGCAAGCACCTAGAGCAAAACTGGGAGTTGGACTGCTCCTATGGTGTACGGGGTCTAGCCCGCTTCCGCGTCAATGTCTATAAAGACCGGGGTACCTATGCGGCCTGCTTACGAGCACTCAGTTCCAAAATTCCGACGTTTGAGCAGTTGGGATTGCCCAATATTGTCCGCGAGATGTGTGAGCGACCCCGAGGCCTGATTCTGGTCACTGGACCGACGGGATCAGGGAAAACCACGACTTTGGCGGCGATGATTGATCTGATCAACAAAACCCGTGCCGAGCATATTTTGACGATTGAGGACCCGATTGAATTTGTTTACGAACCGATCAAGAGCCTGATCCACCAACGGCAGGTGGGGGAAGACACCAAGAGCTTTGCCAATGCCCTGCGGGCAGCACTGCGGGAAGACCCGGACATTATCCTAGTGGGTGAGATGCGTGACTTGGAAACCATTCAATTAGCCATTTCGGCAGCGGAAACGGGTCACTTGGTGATGGGAACCCTGCACACGAGTTCAGCCGCCCAAACCGTTGACCGCATGGTGGATGTGTTCCCGCCAGAGCAGCAGCAGCAAATTCGCGTCCAGTTATCCAACTCTCTAGTGGCGGTCTTTAGCCAAACACTGGTGCCCAAGAAAAATCCCAAGCCCGGTGAATTTGGGCGGATTATGGCGCAAGAGATTATGGTGGTGACCCCTGCTATTTCCAACCTGATTCGCGAAGGCAAGACCTCGCAGATCTATTCAGCCATTCAAACGGGGGGCAAGCTGGGAATGCAGACTCTGGAAAAAGTCTTGGCCGATTATTATCGTGCCGGCATCATTACCTATGAAGCAGCAATGTCTAAATCCTCGCGTCAGGATGAGTTGCAACGTCTCATTGGTGCCGGTACAACTGCGGCGGCGCGCTAG
- a CDS encoding GspE/PulE family protein, translating to MVFSSRKALTVRGRAASPTERAIVASGYASIDQVREAMNTARKTGKSLVTVLQEMTGTTMPPDVLRQYHKQQLFELKVIYGVDCLDPELNRFPTEQIEELINTIVPIDTCRTYQVIPIAKHPEADPPYLLVAMVDPDNLQAIDNLTRLLRAHSLTLKRMVITLEDYQRLIDPILNKQVAETAASKNAPAAIGEINIEEDIEAIGGLEELEGEQEVDLAEALRGAEDAPIIALVNKILAKALTEGVSDIHVEPQEEYLRIRFRKDGVLHQAFDPLPKKIVPAVVSRFKILADLDIAERRAPQDGRIRKMFQGRRVDFRVNTLPSRWGEKVVLRILDNSATQLGLDKLITDPESLAIVREMIKRPFGLILVTGPTGSGKTTTLYSALAECNSPGVNISTAEDPIEYTLPGLTQVQVIREKGMDFASILRAFLRQDPDVILVGETRDKETAKTAIEAALTGHLVLTTLHTNDAASAVARLSEMGIEPFMVSASLIGVVAQRLMRRVCTECRIPYQPTREELARFGLSASETSNITFYKANTLTPEQIQAAKASGQPICSKCGGLGYKGRCGVYEIMRVTERLQSLITEGAPTERIKEAAVEEGMKTLLAYSLNLVKEGVTTLEEVERVTFTDTGLESELKAKRKSSLTCRTCGAEAQPEWLECPYCMTPRFVD from the coding sequence ATGGTATTTTCCTCTCGCAAAGCCCTTACCGTACGTGGCAGAGCCGCCAGCCCCACAGAGCGAGCCATTGTTGCCTCCGGTTACGCCAGCATTGATCAAGTGCGGGAAGCCATGAACACCGCCCGCAAAACAGGCAAGTCCCTCGTCACCGTCTTGCAGGAGATGACGGGCACCACCATGCCCCCCGATGTGTTGCGCCAGTACCACAAGCAACAGCTTTTTGAACTCAAGGTTATCTACGGTGTCGATTGTCTCGATCCCGAACTCAATCGCTTCCCCACCGAGCAAATCGAGGAACTGATCAACACGATTGTACCGATTGACACCTGTCGCACTTACCAAGTCATTCCCATTGCTAAGCACCCTGAGGCTGACCCCCCCTATCTCCTCGTGGCGATGGTGGATCCCGATAACCTTCAAGCCATTGACAACCTCACCCGCTTGCTCCGCGCCCACAGCCTCACCCTCAAGCGGATGGTGATCACCCTAGAGGACTACCAACGCCTCATTGATCCCATCCTCAACAAACAGGTGGCGGAAACTGCTGCCAGCAAAAATGCCCCCGCTGCGATTGGTGAAATCAACATTGAAGAAGATATTGAAGCCATAGGGGGACTCGAAGAGCTAGAAGGAGAGCAGGAGGTTGACCTTGCTGAAGCTCTGAGGGGGGCAGAAGACGCACCGATTATTGCCCTTGTGAATAAAATTTTGGCCAAAGCGCTCACCGAAGGCGTTTCCGATATTCACGTTGAACCGCAAGAGGAATACCTACGGATTCGTTTCCGCAAAGATGGGGTGCTCCACCAAGCCTTTGATCCCCTGCCGAAGAAGATCGTGCCCGCCGTGGTTTCCCGCTTCAAAATCTTGGCTGACCTCGATATTGCCGAGCGGCGTGCCCCCCAAGATGGTCGTATTCGCAAAATGTTCCAAGGGCGACGGGTGGACTTTCGGGTGAATACCCTGCCCAGCCGCTGGGGCGAAAAAGTGGTACTGCGGATTCTCGATAACTCCGCTACCCAACTGGGTCTCGACAAACTCATTACCGACCCAGAGAGCCTTGCCATTGTTCGTGAGATGATCAAGCGTCCCTTTGGGTTGATCCTCGTTACAGGACCGACGGGTTCAGGGAAAACCACCACACTGTACTCGGCGCTGGCCGAATGTAATAGCCCCGGTGTCAACATCAGTACAGCGGAAGACCCCATTGAATACACGCTCCCCGGCCTAACACAGGTGCAGGTCATTCGCGAAAAGGGCATGGACTTTGCCTCCATTCTGCGTGCCTTTCTCCGCCAAGACCCCGATGTGATTCTCGTGGGGGAAACTCGCGACAAGGAAACCGCCAAAACCGCCATTGAAGCGGCGTTGACAGGTCACTTGGTGTTGACCACCCTACACACCAACGATGCGGCCAGTGCCGTTGCTCGTCTCTCGGAAATGGGGATCGAACCCTTCATGGTCTCCGCTTCCTTAATTGGCGTCGTTGCCCAGCGACTCATGCGGCGAGTTTGCACAGAATGCCGTATTCCTTATCAACCGACCCGTGAAGAGTTAGCTCGTTTTGGTCTGTCCGCTTCGGAAACGAGCAATATTACCTTTTACAAAGCAAATACATTAACACCCGAGCAAATTCAGGCGGCTAAGGCCAGTGGTCAACCCATTTGTAGTAAATGCGGAGGATTGGGCTACAAGGGTCGCTGTGGGGTCTATGAAATTATGCGGGTGACGGAGCGCCTGCAAAGCCTGATTACTGAAGGTGCCCCCACCGAGCGGATCAAGGAAGCGGCGGTTGAAGAGGGGATGAAAACCCTCTTGGCCTATAGCCTGAACTTGGTTAAGGAAGGCGTCACCACCCTCGAAGAAGTCGAGCGCGTCACCTTTACGGACACGGGTCTCGAATCAGAACTCAAGGCCAAACGTAAGAGTTCTTTAACTTGCCGTACCTGTGGTGCCGAGGCGCAGCCCGAATGGTTAGAATGCCCCTATTGCATGACACCACGCTTTGTGGATTAA
- a CDS encoding type II secretion system F family protein, with amino-acid sequence MATYEVRIRDAQGKYKTVREEAATPREARMALQLQGVQVLEVKEAKTLTLKSDIDFSFLAKITVKDKAIFARQFAALVNAGVALVRGIGVLADQCTNPKLKKILMAVNNDIQQGSTLADAMRPHPEAFDNLFIAMIQAGETGGVLDEVLNRLSKLLEDQARLNNQIKSALTYPVVVGLLAVGIFLGMVIFLIPVFEGIFKQLGGELPPFTAMMVALSEFLRTPQYMALLILCVVGLVLGIRFYYKTPNGRLTIDGLLLKLPLFGELVEKTAVARFCRTFGSLSRSGVPILRSLEIVSATAGNQVISNAIDRAAKEVQTGGMLSLALQQERVFPVLATQMINVGEETGELDKMLMKVADFYEDEVEQAVKSLTSVMEPLMIAVLGGMVGSILVAMYLPMFKIFDLVK; translated from the coding sequence ATGGCAACCTATGAAGTGCGGATACGGGATGCCCAAGGCAAGTACAAAACTGTCCGCGAGGAAGCTGCAACACCACGGGAAGCCCGTATGGCCCTGCAATTGCAAGGAGTACAGGTTTTAGAGGTTAAAGAGGCGAAGACCCTCACCCTGAAATCCGATATTGACTTTAGTTTTCTCGCAAAGATTACGGTGAAGGATAAGGCTATCTTTGCCCGTCAGTTTGCGGCACTGGTGAATGCCGGCGTGGCCTTGGTGCGCGGGATCGGTGTATTGGCGGATCAATGTACCAACCCGAAACTGAAAAAAATCCTCATGGCCGTCAACAATGATATTCAGCAAGGAAGCACCCTAGCTGATGCGATGCGCCCCCATCCAGAGGCCTTTGATAACCTTTTTATCGCCATGATCCAAGCGGGGGAAACGGGGGGGGTGCTCGACGAGGTGCTCAACCGTCTGTCGAAATTGCTGGAGGATCAAGCCCGCCTCAATAACCAAATCAAGTCTGCCCTGACCTATCCCGTGGTGGTCGGTCTGCTGGCGGTGGGGATTTTCTTGGGGATGGTGATTTTCCTGATCCCGGTGTTTGAGGGCATTTTCAAACAGTTGGGCGGCGAGTTGCCCCCCTTTACGGCCATGATGGTGGCCCTCAGTGAGTTCCTGCGCACGCCTCAGTACATGGCGTTGTTGATTCTCTGTGTGGTGGGCTTGGTATTGGGGATTCGCTTTTATTACAAGACCCCCAATGGCCGGTTAACGATTGATGGCTTGCTGCTAAAGCTGCCCCTCTTTGGCGAGTTGGTGGAAAAAACAGCGGTGGCGCGATTCTGCCGCACGTTTGGTTCGCTGTCGCGTTCAGGAGTGCCGATTTTGCGCTCCCTTGAGATTGTCAGTGCTACAGCCGGTAACCAAGTGATCTCCAATGCGATCGACCGTGCTGCGAAGGAGGTTCAGACAGGGGGGATGCTGAGCCTTGCCCTGCAACAAGAACGGGTCTTTCCAGTTCTGGCGACCCAAATGATTAACGTGGGCGAAGAGACGGGGGAACTGGATAAGATGCTGATGAAGGTGGCCGACTTCTATGAAGATGAAGTGGAGCAAGCGGTGAAGTCCTTGACCAGTGTGATGGAACCCTTGATGATTGCGGTATTAGGGGGTATGGTAGGGTCAATTCTGGTGGCGATGTACCTGCCCATGTTCAAGATTTTCGATCTGGTCAAGTAA
- a CDS encoding J domain-containing protein translates to MAHLSPSRTHYDVLEVAPTASLAEIRRAYREKSKLYHPDTTTLPVAIAREEFHRLNEAYAVLTNPEQRQWYDLQLRLRAPSKQSSTPGIGGSSRSQGSVRSSAIPPDDRPLSPGELFALFILGVTFIGCLVLAVIVGLSQQGQEWILQIVSRISELG, encoded by the coding sequence ATGGCACATCTGTCCCCGTCGCGCACCCACTACGACGTTCTCGAGGTGGCACCCACCGCTTCGTTGGCGGAGATTCGCCGTGCCTATCGGGAAAAGAGCAAGCTCTATCATCCGGATACGACGACGTTGCCGGTGGCGATCGCCCGCGAGGAGTTCCATCGCCTCAATGAGGCCTATGCAGTGCTGACCAATCCGGAGCAGCGACAGTGGTATGACTTGCAATTGCGCCTGCGGGCACCGTCAAAACAGTCAAGCACGCCGGGGATAGGGGGATCCTCTCGCTCTCAAGGGTCTGTGCGTTCTAGCGCCATTCCACCTGACGATCGCCCCCTCTCGCCGGGGGAGCTATTTGCCCTGTTTATCTTGGGGGTTACGTTTATAGGGTGCTTGGTTCTGGCGGTAATTGTCGGTTTGTCCCAACAGGGGCAAGAATGGATCTTGCAAATTGTCAGTCGCATTTCAGAACTTGGATGA
- a CDS encoding DUF3143 domain-containing protein: MNTLPNPQTPLYNHALPQIEAWLQQKGCVRDETDIHCWELEYPQWSARICLDIEELQVVYHDRLEGNVIQRSFKYSCPRAEVEEAIFAGP, from the coding sequence ATGAATACCTTGCCTAATCCCCAAACTCCCCTCTACAACCATGCCCTGCCGCAAATTGAAGCATGGCTACAGCAAAAGGGCTGTGTGCGCGACGAAACGGATATCCACTGCTGGGAGTTAGAGTATCCCCAGTGGTCAGCTCGGATTTGCTTAGATATTGAAGAATTACAGGTGGTCTATCACGATCGCCTTGAGGGCAATGTGATTCAGCGCTCCTTTAAGTACTCCTGCCCCCGTGCTGAGGTAGAGGAAGCCATTTTTGCGGGTCCCTAA
- a CDS encoding right-handed parallel beta-helix repeat-containing protein, whose product MEQPRIAAIPASPLTLEVNPAHPQASDASKEIPATPFRTIGAALAWAQAHDRPTDIYIHGGIYREALGTIRYRQTPLRLVAQAGARVMVRGSQQWSDWQVVSSTPVITIYRHPWTLGWGFSGNPWTDYDIELPLLAQRGELVWRQDHPLRQRLLLGELQGNDFYVDDAEQQLYVALPAGISPNELEVAVHREALRILDSGFISLVGLRFEHYGGTFTQAVRIERSHEIEIKDCVFWGNNWGGLESHQSDRLRVERTQFLQNGWRGMAGVHLRDFTVQQVLVQGNNWRGGWAGFYDWDAGDKYFHLRRAVFDRYRAIENQAAGLWLDTDNQNVEIRRSQFVGNAVVGLFLEAGTGPVTIEDSLIAYNYSIAPNYLQTPGIFGWAAAHVTLRRNWIWENQGAQIGVRDPSPRTVTLPETGEAVTMTSQHWHLEGNWIGSRQERLLTTLKGEPFLQTLRLQDNHWWSETAYPFRLEGENVTWSQWQERYGNASDRWLTP is encoded by the coding sequence ATGGAGCAACCAAGAATTGCGGCAATTCCAGCCTCACCCCTCACCCTAGAAGTCAATCCAGCCCATCCCCAAGCCAGTGATGCCAGCAAGGAAATTCCAGCAACCCCTTTTCGCACGATTGGTGCTGCTTTGGCGTGGGCACAGGCGCACGATCGCCCCACAGATATTTACATTCATGGTGGCATTTATCGGGAAGCTCTAGGAACGATTCGTTATCGGCAGACGCCCCTGCGACTGGTGGCTCAGGCGGGCGCTCGCGTGATGGTGCGCGGCAGTCAACAATGGTCAGATTGGCAAGTGGTCTCCAGTACTCCTGTGATTACGATTTACCGTCACCCTTGGACACTGGGCTGGGGCTTTTCGGGGAATCCTTGGACAGATTACGACATTGAGCTGCCCCTGCTAGCACAGCGGGGCGAATTGGTTTGGCGACAGGATCATCCCCTGCGGCAGCGGCTCTTATTAGGGGAATTGCAGGGCAATGATTTCTATGTGGATGATGCCGAACAGCAACTGTATGTGGCACTGCCTGCCGGAATTTCCCCTAATGAATTAGAAGTCGCTGTTCACCGTGAGGCCTTACGAATTTTAGACAGTGGCTTTATCAGTCTGGTGGGTCTGCGCTTTGAGCATTATGGGGGGACGTTTACCCAAGCGGTGCGCATTGAACGCAGCCATGAGATTGAGATCAAAGACTGTGTCTTCTGGGGAAATAATTGGGGCGGCCTCGAAAGTCACCAGAGCGATCGCCTGCGGGTGGAGCGAACACAGTTTCTGCAAAATGGCTGGCGGGGCATGGCGGGGGTTCATTTGCGGGACTTCACAGTACAGCAGGTGCTCGTGCAAGGGAATAACTGGCGGGGGGGATGGGCAGGGTTTTACGATTGGGATGCGGGGGATAAGTACTTTCACCTGCGCCGCGCTGTGTTTGATCGCTACCGCGCTATTGAGAACCAAGCGGCTGGTCTGTGGCTAGATACCGATAATCAAAACGTTGAGATTCGGCGATCGCAATTTGTCGGCAATGCCGTTGTCGGTCTTTTCCTCGAGGCGGGTACCGGTCCAGTCACCATTGAAGACTCCTTAATTGCCTATAACTACAGCATTGCCCCGAACTATTTGCAAACCCCCGGCATTTTTGGCTGGGCGGCTGCCCATGTTACCCTGCGCCGCAACTGGATTTGGGAAAACCAAGGGGCGCAAATTGGGGTGCGCGATCCTTCGCCTCGAACCGTCACCCTACCCGAAACCGGTGAGGCAGTCACGATGACCTCTCAACATTGGCACCTAGAAGGGAATTGGATTGGTAGCCGCCAAGAGCGACTGCTGACTACCCTCAAGGGGGAACCCTTTTTGCAAACGCTGAGGTTGCAGGATAACCACTGGTGGAGTGAAACTGCCTATCCCTTTCGCCTAGAGGGGGAAAATGTCACTTGGTCGCAGTGGCAAGAACGATATGGCAATGCCAGCGATCGCTGGCTCACCCCCTAA
- a CDS encoding SPOR domain-containing protein, translated as MTSATVDRQRLQAALASLNLSLEAELTQYRCHRMVQAHSPFEAPPVPESATPPEASIPPASAAEPVSQTVPPAVGSLALTSETPPATDEGANQVPPDPFFEFDPTDLADLLPQSYASDPPAPQTSTPTKRPFASTRELLKQARQNQQRPWFQRRGSNSQHLVQRWLIVVGILAGFSGAALWWFSRRPAPVATESPPSSSPAPESPSPTPPVGPDMTAREFPEVNRSTLAQLEPAEPAASPAPSASPTPATNPVSAEPEQTTQLFVEKMPNGRYYVLAPYKEPTDLEKVQAVVPDAFLVGNGDQTKIQLGMFLDEASAQAMVNQLRDRL; from the coding sequence ATGACCTCTGCCACCGTCGATCGCCAACGTTTGCAAGCGGCTTTGGCTTCCCTCAACCTTAGTTTAGAAGCAGAACTCACCCAGTATCGCTGCCATCGCATGGTACAAGCCCACTCCCCCTTTGAAGCTCCGCCTGTTCCTGAATCTGCGACTCCCCCAGAAGCGAGTATCCCGCCTGCCTCTGCCGCAGAACCTGTTTCCCAAACCGTTCCGCCCGCTGTCGGTTCTTTGGCTCTTACCTCTGAGACACCACCAGCCACCGATGAAGGCGCCAATCAGGTGCCCCCCGATCCATTTTTTGAGTTTGATCCCACAGACTTAGCAGACCTCTTGCCCCAGTCCTATGCCAGCGATCCCCCTGCCCCGCAAACGTCAACCCCAACAAAGCGTCCCTTTGCCTCCACCCGTGAGCTACTCAAGCAGGCACGGCAAAACCAACAGCGGCCTTGGTTTCAGCGGCGTGGGAGCAACAGTCAACATTTAGTGCAACGCTGGTTAATTGTGGTTGGCATTCTGGCCGGCTTTAGTGGCGCAGCCTTGTGGTGGTTTAGCCGCCGACCCGCCCCCGTTGCCACTGAATCTCCCCCCTCTTCCAGTCCAGCTCCCGAATCTCCATCACCCACGCCCCCCGTTGGTCCCGATATGACTGCGCGGGAATTTCCCGAGGTCAATCGCAGCACCCTTGCTCAATTAGAACCGGCAGAGCCGGCAGCCAGTCCAGCTCCGAGTGCATCACCCACTCCTGCGACTAACCCAGTCTCGGCTGAACCTGAACAGACGACGCAGCTCTTTGTGGAAAAAATGCCCAATGGTCGCTACTATGTGCTTGCTCCCTACAAGGAACCTACGGACTTAGAAAAAGTCCAAGCTGTCGTGCCCGATGCCTTTTTGGTGGGTAATGGCGATCAAACGAAGATTCAACTGGGGATGTTTCTGGATGAGGCTTCTGCCCAAGCAATGGTCAATCAGTTGCGCGATCGCCTTTAG